The proteins below come from a single Argentina anserina chromosome 1, drPotAnse1.1, whole genome shotgun sequence genomic window:
- the LOC126803080 gene encoding uncharacterized protein LOC126803080, producing the protein MVVVAQTDLVKYMLTRSMLRGRIGKWILVLSEFSLQYTPLKALTGQAVSDFLLHHPIVEDIDDQNVVVSFVHTQPWVLYFDGSSTDHLSGAGVALVNPSGVRHCYSFQLEWKCTNNQAEYEAIIIGLELLLDLEVTEVEVLGDSLLVINQLKGVYKCNNFTLLLFWERASELLDKFVDVVLDYIPCERKFAANELAQLATGIRLADGVRERILKVQRRTLPSFMTRKEVNDEWFVAVVDTIDEDWRQPII; encoded by the coding sequence atggtggtggtggcacaAACTGATTTAGTGAAGTATATGCTTACCAGATCTATGCTTAGGGGTCGGATTGGTAAGTGGATTTTGGTGTTATCAGAGTTTTCTTTACAGTATACACCCTTAAAGGCGCTCACAGGGCAGGCAGTGTCCGACTTCTTGTTGCATCATCCTATTGTGGAGGATATTGACGACCAGAATGTGGTTGTTTCCTTCGTTCACACTCAGCCTTGGGTTTTATACTTTGATGGTAGCAGCACCGATCATTTGTCCGGGGCGGGTGTTGCATTAGTTAATCCCTCTGGCGTCAGACATTGTTACTCTTTTCAGCTGGAGTGGAAGTGCACTAACAATCAGGCAGAATATGAGGCCATCATCATTGGCTTAGAGTTGTTGCTTGATCTGGAGGTCACCGAGGTAGAGGTATTAGGTGATTCTCTCCTAGTCATTAACCAGCTCAAGGGGGTTTACAAATGCAACAACTTTACATTACTCCTTTTTTGGGAACGAGCATCAGAATTGTTAGACAAATTTGTCGATGTGGTGCTTGATTATATTCCTTGCGAACGAAAATTCGCTGCCAATGAATTAGCACAGCTGGCTACGGGCATTCGCCTGGCAGATGGTGTTCGCGAAAGAATTTTGAAGGTTCAGAGACGCACATTACCTTCCTTTATGACAAGGAAGGAGGTTAACGATGAATGGTTTGTGGCTGTTGTCGACACTATTGATGAGGATTGGCGGCAGCCAATCATTTAG
- the LOC126803097 gene encoding uncharacterized protein LOC126803097, producing MKRERREEQEEQDSRLTNSRDFQTPFACQSDFFASWVLPENIRTKFDILDSHDIEYYQWVSDVEITFVRFQFTAAIKPSKDDQEEASEYVKAQALMYLRRHMDKVLNKQCLKYIDRKFLLGNLKERFNNVHDARQPILVAEWRSIRLLDFGKVHDYHQAMLNLQTDLGVCDKEMTDADMIKKTLETFPESASEITHQYRLDYEAKKIKSFANLMNLLKKKECHHEIILTI from the exons ATGAAGAgggaaagaagagaagaacaagaagaacaagattCAAGACTTACAAATTCAAg GGACTTTCAAACTCCTTTTGCTTGTCAATCTGATTTTTTTGCTTCTTGGGTG TTGCCTGAAAACATACGAACAAAGTTTGACATCCTAGATTCTCATGACATTGAGTACTATCAATGGGTGTCCGACGTGGAAATCACGTTCGTTAGATTTCAATTTACTGCCGCTATCAAACCTTCAAAGGATGATCAGGAGGAAGCGTCCGAATATGTAAAAGCCCAGGCCCTGATGTATCTCAGGCGCCATATGGACAAGGTGCTTAACAAACAGTGTCTAAAATACATAGATCGAAAATTTCTTTTGGGTAATCTCAAGGAACGGTTTAACAATGTGCATGATGCACGACAACCCATTCTTGTGGCAGAATGGAGATCTATACGTCTACTGGATTTTGGCAAGGTTCATGATTACCATCAGGCAATGTTAAACCTCCAAACAGACTTGGGCGTATGCGACAAGGAGATGACAGATGCTGACATGATCAAGAAAACCCTCGAAACTTTCCCAGAATCTGCAAGTGAAATAACTCACCAATATCGCCTTGATTACGAGGCCAAAAaaattaagagttttgcaaatttgatgaaccttctcaagaagaagGAATGTCACCATGAGATCATTCTCACAATCTAA
- the LOC126787376 gene encoding uncharacterized protein LOC126787376 has protein sequence MNVLLGVSLFFPKSDYTEQVVYILIIRAEMEVSMNVFPKVLCGWSWEENKLFELALAVVDEQDPQRWEIVAALVGGKKSAEDVHKHYVVLLEDLKVIESGNLDHKLGGVGEDQGHNYVQVDSSQSLCWTDEINNLLVKVNLN, from the exons ATGAATGTTTTACTGGGGGTATCCTTATTTTTTCCAAAAAGTGATTACACAGAGCAGGTTGTATATATTCTGATCATTCGAGCTGAGATGGAGGTGAGTATGAATGTTTTTCCAAAGGTGTTGTGTGGGTGGAGTTGGGAGGAGAACAAGTTGTTTGAGCTTGCTTTGGCTGTGGTTGATGAACAAGACCCCCAGCGCTGGGAAATAGTTGCAGCTTTGGTTGGAGGCAAGAAGAGTGCAGAGGATGTGCACAAACATTATGTCGTTCTTTTGGAGGATTTGAAAGTCATAGAGTCTGGTAATTTGGATCACAAACTTGGTGGAGTTGGAGAGGACCAGGGGCACAATTATGTTCAAGTGGACTCTAGTCAATCCCTATGCTGGACTGATGAAATTAACAA TTTGCTGGTTAAGGTGAACTTGAATTAA